One stretch of Podospora pseudoanserina strain CBS 124.78 chromosome 4, whole genome shotgun sequence DNA includes these proteins:
- the ARP6 gene encoding Actin-related protein 6 (BUSCO:EOG0926229Z; EggNog:ENOG503NV2X; COG:Z), whose protein sequence is MAPGRKPKSAGPAPPSSTLVLDNGADTIKAGFVTVDDDTSDNAPRVIPNCIARDRHNKTYVGAELEKCKDFGEITFRRPVEKGFIVNWEAQKEIWDRAFFDDKAPQRCDPSTTRLVLAEQPNSLPALQTHCDQIVFEEYGFSSYYRGIGPSFNAYQDIQAIFHTPRTPDTIIDVPAEVILLVDSGYSHTTMTPILQGRPLHTAIRRLDVGGKLLTNHLTRLLSVRHFDMRNETYIVNEMKEAACYVSLDFKGDLDKTWKGTRGERRKDYATGGGIAKDYVLPDSHTRFHGIVRDHEPGAAARARKSAVSTEDILTLRNERFSVPEVLFNPTDIGLRQPGLADLVMQSLSVLPVGLWPGLLANIVVVGGNAKFVNFIQRLQVELLERVPDECVVRVARPEDPIVSTWLGAANFARHEHADRLAVTKQEYEEHGAAWVARKFALGLGVDTSR, encoded by the exons ATGGCACCAGGACGAAAACCAAAGTCCGCTGGCCCGGCGCCGCCGTCGTCAACCCTAGTTCTCGATAATGGGGCTGACACCATCAAGGCAGGCTTTGTCaccgtcgacgacgacacgaGCGATAACGCGCCCCGCGTCATCCCTAACTGCATCGCCCGCGACCGCCACAACAAGACCTATGTCGGCGCCGAGCTGGAAAAGTGCAAGGATTTTGGCGAGATTACCTTCCGGAGGCCAGTAGAGAAAGGATTTATCGTCAATTGGGAAGCTCAGAAAGAAATCTGGGACCGCGCCTTCTTTGACGACAAAGCCCCCCAAAGATGCgatccctcaacaacccgcTTGGTGCTCGCTGAGCAGCCAAACTCGCTACCAGCTCTTCAGACACATTGTGACCAGATTGTATTTGAAGAGTATGGATTCTCCAGTTATTATCGGGGCATCG GCCCCTCGTTCAACGCCTACCAAGACATACAGGCCATATTCCACACCCCAAGGACCCCCGATACTATCATTGATGTACCCGCCGAAGTTATTTTGTTGGTAGATTCAGGATACTCCCACACAACCATGACGCCCATCTTGCAAGGAAGGCCGCTACACACCGCCATTCGGAGACTCGATGTAGGCGGCAAGCTGCTGACCAACCACCTTACCCGCCTACTCTCTGTGCGCCACTTCGATATGCGTAACGAGACATACATTGTGAACGAGATGAAGGAGGCCGCCTGCTATGTTTCTCTGGACTTCAAGGGAGACCTTGACAAGACGTGGAAGGGCACGCGAGGAGAACGACGAAAGGACTACGCCACCGGTGGGGGTATCGCAAAAGATTATGTGCTCCCTGACTCCCACACGCGATTTCACGGCATTGTTCGAGACCACGAGCCAGGTGCTGCCGCTCGGGCAAGGAAGAGCGCCGTCTCCACCGAGGATATCTTGACTCTTCGAAATGAACGCTTCTCTGTGCCCGAGGTGCTGTTCAATCCGACCGACATTGGGCTTCGGCAGCCTGGACTGGCGGATCTGGTTATGCAGTCACTTTCGGTCCTCCCTGTCGGGCTGTGGCCAGGACTGCTGGCCAATATAGTGGTGGTAGGAGGGAACGCAAAGTTTGTCAATTTTATCCAGCGTCTTCAGGTTGAGTTGCTGGAAAGAGTCCCGGACGAATGTGTGGTCCGGGTAGCCCGTCCCGAGGACCCCATTGTCAGCACCTGGCTGGGTGCTGCCAACTTTGCCAGGCATGAACACGCAGACCGATTGGCAGTGACCAAGCAAGAATATGAAGAACACGGAGCCGCGTGGGTGGCTCGGAAGTTTgcgcttgggcttggggttgataCATCAAGATGA